A single region of the Kineosporia corallincola genome encodes:
- a CDS encoding IS256 family transposase, with protein MTGAQRSTSGDSQEHVSGDAGEAIGTFLACEDQQRLAADLVAAAKASGADLVGPDGLMAQLTKRVLEVALEAEMSEHLGYDAHDPEGRNGRNSRNGRRSKTVLTGVGPVEINVPRDRDASFEPVIVKKRQRRLDSIDQIVLSLTAKGLTTGEISAHFAEIYGASVGKDQISRITDAVIAEMVEWQNRPLDRVYPVVFVDALMVKIRDGKVTNRPIYVAIGVTVNGERDILGLWAGEDSQAGEGAKFWQQVLTEIKNRGVEDVLMLVCDGLKGLPASVSNVWPSTIVQTCVVHLLRNSFRYAPRQAWDKLAKDLRPIYTAATEAAAAERLEDFDEIWGHRYPAITRLWRSAWAELTPFLAFDVEIRRIICTTNAIESLNARYRRAVNARGHFPTEQAAMKCLYLVTRSLDPTGRGRAKWVVRWKPALNAFANTFEGRLTPSTTN; from the coding sequence ATGACGGGGGCTCAGAGATCGACGAGTGGCGATAGTCAGGAGCATGTTTCGGGTGATGCTGGTGAGGCCATCGGGACTTTCCTGGCGTGTGAGGACCAGCAGCGGCTGGCGGCGGATCTGGTCGCGGCGGCGAAGGCTTCCGGCGCTGATCTGGTCGGCCCGGACGGGCTGATGGCCCAGCTGACCAAGCGGGTCCTGGAGGTCGCGCTCGAGGCCGAGATGAGCGAGCACCTCGGCTATGACGCCCACGATCCCGAGGGCCGCAACGGTCGCAACTCCCGTAACGGCCGGCGCTCCAAGACCGTCCTCACCGGGGTCGGGCCGGTCGAGATCAACGTGCCGCGCGATCGCGACGCCTCCTTCGAGCCGGTCATCGTCAAGAAGCGCCAGCGTCGTCTGGACTCGATCGACCAGATCGTGTTGTCGCTCACGGCCAAGGGTTTGACCACGGGCGAGATCAGCGCGCACTTCGCCGAGATCTACGGTGCGAGTGTCGGCAAGGACCAGATCTCGCGGATCACCGACGCGGTGATCGCCGAGATGGTCGAATGGCAGAACCGTCCTCTGGATCGCGTCTATCCGGTGGTCTTCGTCGATGCGCTGATGGTCAAGATCCGCGATGGAAAGGTCACTAACAGGCCGATTTACGTCGCGATCGGCGTCACGGTCAACGGCGAGCGAGACATCCTCGGACTGTGGGCCGGCGAGGACTCCCAGGCTGGTGAAGGAGCGAAGTTCTGGCAGCAGGTTCTGACCGAGATCAAGAACCGTGGGGTCGAGGACGTCCTCATGCTCGTGTGTGACGGACTCAAGGGCCTGCCGGCCTCGGTGAGCAACGTCTGGCCGAGCACGATCGTCCAGACCTGCGTCGTTCATCTGCTGCGCAACAGTTTTCGCTACGCACCCCGCCAGGCCTGGGACAAGCTCGCCAAAGACCTGCGGCCCATCTACACCGCCGCCACCGAGGCCGCGGCGGCCGAGCGACTCGAGGACTTCGACGAGATCTGGGGACACCGATATCCGGCGATCACCAGGCTCTGGCGCAGCGCCTGGGCGGAGTTAACGCCGTTCCTGGCCTTCGACGTCGAGATCCGGCGGATCATCTGCACGACCAACGCAATCGAGTCGCTCAACGCCCGCTACCGCCGCGCCGTGAACGCCCGCGGGCACTTCCCGACCGAGCAGGCCGCGATGAAATGCCTGTACTTGGTCACCCGTTCCCTGGACCCCACCGGACGGGGTAGGGCAAAGTGGGTGGTCAGGTGGAAGCCCGCACTCAACGCCTTCGCCAACACATTTGAAGGCCGCCTGACCCCCAGCACCACCAACTAA